The following proteins come from a genomic window of Tepidisphaeraceae bacterium:
- a CDS encoding SDR family oxidoreductase: MVIVGGTTGLGLSAAKACAGEGARVVVSGRNPDSAAAAQQILGRDAALAIAADAADPASAAQLIATCEERFGRFDALYHVAGGSGRRMGDGPLHEITDEGWAATIALNQTTAFNSARAACSAFLRRGHGGSILLMGSVLGSHPSAKFFATHAYAATKSAVIGFARSCAAYYAPNGIRFNVIAPALVETPMAKRAAGDETILEFIRTKQPLDGGRIGQPEDLDAAVVWLLSDGSKFVTGQQIVVDGGWSVSEGQIPDEA, from the coding sequence GTGGTGATCGTCGGCGGCACGACGGGCCTCGGGTTGTCGGCGGCCAAGGCGTGCGCGGGCGAGGGCGCTCGCGTGGTCGTCTCCGGTCGCAACCCAGACAGCGCGGCCGCGGCGCAGCAGATCTTGGGCCGCGACGCCGCGCTCGCCATCGCCGCCGATGCGGCCGATCCGGCGTCTGCAGCACAACTGATCGCCACGTGTGAAGAGCGATTCGGTCGGTTCGACGCGCTCTACCACGTCGCGGGCGGGTCGGGCCGTCGCATGGGCGATGGACCGCTGCACGAAATCACAGACGAAGGTTGGGCCGCGACCATCGCGCTGAACCAGACGACCGCCTTCAACAGCGCCCGCGCCGCCTGCAGCGCATTCCTGCGCCGCGGGCATGGCGGGTCGATCCTGTTGATGGGCAGCGTGCTCGGCTCGCATCCTTCGGCCAAGTTCTTCGCCACCCATGCCTACGCCGCGACGAAGAGCGCCGTGATCGGCTTCGCCCGATCGTGCGCGGCCTACTACGCGCCCAACGGCATCCGCTTCAACGTGATTGCTCCGGCCTTGGTGGAAACGCCGATGGCCAAGAGAGCCGCGGGTGACGAGACCATACTTGAGTTTATCCGCACCAAGCAGCCGCTCGATGGCGGCCGCATTGGTCAGCCCGAAGATCTGGATGCGGCGGTCGTCTGGCTGTTAAGCGACGGCAGCAAGTTCGTCACTGGCCAGCAGATCGTGGTGGACGGCGGCTGGTCGGTCAGCGAGGGGCAGATTCCGGACGAGGCGTAG
- a CDS encoding substrate-binding domain-containing protein: protein MARPRTAHVELVKQKLIARLRDGLHRAGDRFFSTRAIASHYEISYQTADRLLRELVAEGHLERRHGSGTYLCGGGRALDSVQLVFNRRARRAGSFGARLMSTIEERLNRSAIRYTRHYVEPGEAVRLAASAYPILWESPDTAASLAAQRRSGLLLNDRPAAGLGALLIDSVSVDDALGGACAAELIGQRLTKRSRVAVLAGPWDDARSAMRVSGFTSRVTPASVIHTTSWFREDAIGPAQAVLATRPDGVFACNDRLAQALLEAASESRLRVPVVFGFDDAPVAEALHLSTIAIPWQELANTVAATAVRRIGGDTSPAFHLLLSPRPIVRLT from the coding sequence ATGGCTCGCCCGCGTACCGCACATGTAGAGCTCGTCAAGCAGAAGCTGATCGCGCGCCTGCGCGATGGCCTGCACCGTGCCGGTGACCGCTTCTTTTCCACCCGGGCGATCGCCAGCCACTACGAGATCAGTTATCAGACCGCCGACCGCTTGCTGCGCGAGTTGGTCGCCGAGGGGCATTTGGAACGACGGCACGGGTCGGGCACGTATCTCTGTGGGGGCGGTCGCGCGTTGGACAGCGTGCAGCTGGTATTCAATCGCCGTGCGAGACGCGCGGGCAGCTTCGGCGCGCGGCTGATGTCGACGATCGAGGAACGGCTTAATCGTAGCGCGATCCGCTACACGCGGCATTATGTGGAACCCGGGGAAGCGGTCAGGCTGGCAGCGAGCGCCTATCCCATCCTCTGGGAATCACCGGACACGGCCGCATCGTTGGCGGCGCAACGGCGGTCGGGCCTGCTGCTGAACGATCGCCCCGCTGCGGGATTGGGGGCGCTGTTGATCGATTCGGTGTCCGTCGACGATGCGCTCGGTGGTGCCTGCGCCGCCGAGTTGATCGGCCAACGGCTGACCAAGCGGTCGCGGGTCGCGGTGCTGGCGGGCCCGTGGGACGACGCACGCAGCGCCATGCGCGTCAGCGGGTTCACCTCGCGCGTGACGCCGGCGTCGGTCATCCACACGACCAGTTGGTTCCGCGAGGATGCGATCGGTCCAGCTCAGGCGGTTCTCGCGACGCGCCCCGATGGCGTCTTTGCCTGTAATGATCGCCTGGCGCAGGCCCTGCTGGAGGCCGCTTCGGAGTCGCGCCTGCGCGTGCCGGTGGTGTTTGGGTTTGACGACGCCCCGGTCGCCGAGGCACTGCACCTGTCGACGATTGCGATTCCGTGGCAAGAGCTGGCCAACACGGTCGCAGCCACCGCGGTCAGGCGCATCGGCGGCGACACCAGCCCGGCGTTCCACCTGTTGCTGTCGCCCCGACCGATCGTGCGTTTGACGTGA
- a CDS encoding SIS domain-containing protein, translated as MKPSTDFLDASAKLIEVVRAQQPLIEQAADLFAKTILAGRMVHVFASGHSRIMVEEMWPRYGSFPGFNPIVELSLTFHNLVVGANGQRQAMFLENVSGLADRIVRNFAITDADSALVISSSGCNVVPIEMAAAFQQRGVKVVSIISTLHSEKSRSNDARGRKLQDCSDLVLDTGAPPGDAMVHIEGLDTPVAPGSTVGGCLLINCIKAEVAARLTRAGHPPKVLSGAAVVGRERATQLFESAYDEHAHRLAKLYATVGEGL; from the coding sequence ATGAAGCCATCAACCGATTTTCTCGATGCCTCTGCGAAACTAATCGAAGTCGTGCGCGCGCAACAGCCGCTGATCGAGCAGGCGGCCGACCTGTTTGCCAAGACGATCCTCGCTGGCCGGATGGTGCACGTGTTCGCCAGCGGGCACAGTCGCATCATGGTCGAAGAGATGTGGCCGCGCTACGGATCCTTCCCGGGCTTCAACCCGATCGTCGAGCTTTCGCTGACGTTTCACAACCTCGTCGTTGGCGCCAATGGCCAGCGGCAGGCGATGTTCCTGGAGAACGTCAGCGGCCTGGCCGACCGCATCGTGCGCAACTTCGCGATCACCGACGCCGACAGCGCGCTCGTCATCAGCAGCAGCGGCTGCAACGTGGTGCCGATCGAAATGGCCGCCGCGTTTCAGCAGCGCGGCGTGAAGGTCGTCTCAATCATCAGCACGCTTCACAGCGAGAAGAGCCGCAGCAACGACGCGCGCGGCCGGAAGCTGCAGGACTGCTCGGATCTCGTGCTGGACACCGGCGCGCCGCCCGGCGACGCGATGGTGCACATCGAAGGGCTCGACACGCCCGTGGCCCCCGGTAGCACGGTGGGCGGATGTTTGCTGATCAACTGCATTAAAGCTGAAGTCGCGGCGCGACTGACGCGGGCCGGCCACCCGCCGAAGGTGCTCAGTGGGGCGGCCGTGGTGGGGCGGGAACGTGCGACGCAGTTGTTCGAGTCGGCGTACGACGAGCATGCGCATCGCCTGGCGAAGCTGTACGCGACGGTCGG